One genomic region from Arthrobacter sp. YN encodes:
- a CDS encoding alpha/beta fold hydrolase, with product MNFAEAADGAELAWASEGEGEPMLLIAGQATSMDGWGPTAELLSRSYRVIRFDHRGIGRSGKGDAERYTTRLLAEDAAVVLKAASADLAHVYGHSMGGRIGQWLAIDHPQKVRTLILAATSGGIWLDASAQPEKAVLEALVSGDMSRLEELFFDAEWVRAHPEATHTFFNSRASAWAKARHFRASREHDAWSNLNAIQAPTLILHGTKDALTPLPNALLLREHIRGSVLVRVPGAGHGLHLDHPETVDWIRQFIARKSS from the coding sequence GTGAACTTTGCTGAGGCTGCCGACGGCGCAGAACTCGCCTGGGCGTCGGAAGGCGAAGGCGAGCCAATGCTGCTGATCGCCGGACAGGCAACCTCCATGGATGGTTGGGGCCCGACGGCGGAGCTTCTGTCCCGCTCTTACCGCGTCATCCGCTTCGACCACCGGGGGATTGGGCGGAGTGGGAAGGGCGACGCTGAGCGGTACACCACGAGGCTGCTTGCCGAAGATGCTGCTGTGGTCCTCAAGGCCGCCAGCGCGGATTTAGCACATGTGTACGGCCACTCGATGGGTGGGCGTATTGGCCAATGGCTGGCCATTGATCATCCGCAAAAAGTCCGTACGCTGATCCTCGCAGCTACGAGTGGTGGCATTTGGCTGGATGCCAGTGCCCAGCCGGAAAAGGCTGTCCTGGAAGCCTTGGTCAGCGGGGACATGTCCCGACTGGAAGAGCTCTTCTTCGACGCTGAATGGGTCCGAGCACATCCCGAAGCGACCCACACATTCTTCAACTCCCGCGCGTCGGCGTGGGCTAAGGCCCGGCACTTCAGGGCCAGCCGCGAGCATGATGCCTGGAGCAATCTCAACGCCATCCAAGCCCCCACCCTGATCCTTCACGGCACCAAGGATGCGCTGACGCCCTTGCCCAATGCACTCCTCCTTCGCGAGCACATTCGCGGCTCGGTGCTGGTGCGTGTACCCGGAGCCGGCCATGGCCTTCATTTGGATCACCCGGAGACCGTTGACTGGATCCGGCAATTCATCGCCCGAAAGAGCAGCTAA
- a CDS encoding NUDIX domain-containing protein, with protein MPIRSAGILLHRTVSSGELQLWIAHMGGPFWARKDHHAWSIPKGEFPEDEDPLAAAKREFTEEIGSPPPAATYELLGVFRQPSGKLITAFTAEANDFQPEQIISNTFPMEWPKGSGVMKDFPEIDDARWFEESEARTKLVKGQLTIVDALVRHLGGKTL; from the coding sequence ATGCCCATCCGCAGTGCCGGAATTCTTCTCCACCGAACCGTGAGCAGCGGCGAATTGCAGCTGTGGATCGCCCATATGGGCGGCCCTTTTTGGGCGCGAAAGGATCACCACGCCTGGTCCATTCCCAAAGGCGAATTCCCTGAGGATGAAGATCCTTTGGCAGCTGCGAAACGCGAATTCACAGAGGAAATAGGCTCACCCCCGCCGGCCGCCACCTATGAGCTGTTGGGAGTTTTCCGGCAGCCCTCAGGAAAGCTCATCACTGCTTTCACGGCAGAAGCCAATGACTTCCAGCCGGAGCAGATCATCAGCAACACCTTTCCCATGGAGTGGCCCAAAGGTTCGGGCGTCATGAAGGATTTCCCGGAGATCGACGACGCCCGCTGGTTCGAAGAATCCGAGGCCCGGACCAAACTCGTCAAAGGGCAACTGACTATCGTGGACGCGCTGGTCCGGCACCTTGGCGGGAAAACCCTCTAG